One stretch of Deltaproteobacteria bacterium DNA includes these proteins:
- a CDS encoding UvrD-helicase domain-containing protein, with amino-acid sequence MSLNPQQLEAVKHDHGPLLILAGAGTGKTRVLTHRIAHLIKNCGVSPGRILAVTFTNKAAGEMKRRVEGLIGPEARDLWVGTFHSICVKILRRHALSAGIAPSFTIYDAADQQSVMKQVIKDLNLDEKRFPPTQLVGRVSRLKDQLITVEILKNEASDPFQKKLAEVYEAYEKILQANNSLDFGDLISRTVLLFEKHPHLLKGYQDLLHYILVDEYQDTNRAQYRWVTLLAAKHLNLCVVGDPDQSIYRWRGADLNNILNFEKDYPHAKVIRLEQNYRSSQNILTAANAVILHNEFRKEKNLWSEKPDTAKITMVSVNSEKEEALYIVSQLRHLHETQKIPYSEMACFYRTNAQSRPLEEILRMSGIPYMIYGGLRFYERAEIKDAHAYLRVLMHPGDSVALKRIINVPTRGIGKTTIEKIEGLASGQGISFYEAAQKVDHQKLQEFMKWFFKMQEFVAANGVTPNGATPVEILQKVLETSGYLTSLTMQGSTEAQERMANLNELVASIADFSTLQNYLDHVALISDLDQSSEGGVISLMTLHLAKGLEFQAVGLVGLEEGLLPHARSMDELEELEEERRLFYVGMTRAKEYLWLSHAWRRYMNGQEQYSLPSRFLEEIPEDLMEVVENSRGYGDHRPWTMDHEEENDDFDQRSWQERRTKNEEPRTQIKPTGYRIGVKVKHPDFGVGYIAASEKTSLGEKVTVKFSNGMIKKLIAEYAHLEKV; translated from the coding sequence ATTGGTCCGGAAGCCCGCGACCTTTGGGTGGGTACCTTTCACTCTATCTGCGTCAAAATTTTGAGACGGCATGCGTTGTCTGCCGGCATTGCGCCGAGCTTTACAATCTATGACGCCGCGGACCAGCAGAGTGTGATGAAACAAGTAATCAAGGATTTGAATCTCGATGAAAAAAGATTTCCGCCGACGCAACTGGTCGGTCGCGTCTCGCGTTTGAAGGATCAGTTGATTACCGTGGAGATTCTGAAAAATGAAGCGTCTGATCCGTTTCAGAAAAAGTTGGCGGAGGTTTATGAAGCCTATGAAAAAATTTTGCAGGCCAACAACTCTCTGGATTTTGGCGATCTGATTTCCCGCACCGTTTTGCTTTTTGAAAAACACCCACACCTTTTGAAAGGGTATCAGGATTTGCTCCATTATATTTTGGTCGATGAATATCAGGATACCAATCGTGCCCAATACCGTTGGGTGACTCTACTTGCCGCCAAACATTTGAATCTTTGCGTGGTGGGAGACCCGGATCAGTCGATTTATCGCTGGCGCGGGGCGGATCTCAATAATATTCTCAACTTCGAAAAAGATTATCCCCACGCAAAAGTCATTCGTCTGGAACAAAATTATCGCTCTTCGCAAAACATTTTGACTGCCGCCAATGCGGTGATTCTCCACAACGAATTTCGGAAAGAAAAAAACTTGTGGAGTGAAAAACCGGATACCGCAAAAATCACGATGGTCAGCGTCAACAGCGAAAAAGAAGAGGCGCTTTATATTGTGAGTCAACTTCGCCACCTTCATGAGACTCAAAAAATTCCGTATAGCGAGATGGCCTGTTTTTATCGAACCAATGCCCAGTCGCGCCCGCTGGAAGAAATTCTGCGAATGTCGGGAATCCCTTACATGATTTACGGCGGTTTGCGTTTTTATGAACGCGCCGAAATTAAAGATGCACACGCCTATTTGCGCGTGCTCATGCATCCGGGCGATAGTGTGGCTTTAAAGCGAATCATCAATGTGCCGACGCGGGGTATTGGCAAAACAACGATTGAAAAAATTGAAGGCCTCGCTTCGGGGCAGGGGATTTCTTTTTATGAAGCGGCTCAAAAGGTTGATCACCAAAAATTGCAAGAGTTTATGAAATGGTTTTTCAAAATGCAGGAGTTTGTTGCCGCCAACGGAGTAACTCCGAACGGAGCAACTCCGGTTGAAATTTTGCAAAAAGTTTTGGAGACCAGTGGTTATTTGACGTCGTTAACCATGCAAGGATCGACTGAAGCCCAAGAACGAATGGCGAACCTCAATGAATTGGTTGCGAGCATCGCCGATTTTTCAACCCTTCAAAATTATCTCGATCATGTCGCCCTGATTTCGGATCTGGATCAATCTTCGGAGGGAGGAGTCATTTCTTTGATGACGCTTCATTTGGCGAAAGGGCTGGAGTTTCAGGCGGTGGGGCTTGTTGGATTGGAAGAGGGACTTCTGCCGCACGCCCGCTCCATGGATGAATTGGAAGAACTCGAAGAAGAGCGCAGACTTTTTTATGTCGGCATGACGCGCGCGAAGGAATATCTATGGCTCTCTCATGCGTGGCGGCGTTATATGAACGGGCAAGAGCAATACAGTTTGCCTTCAAGATTTTTGGAAGAAATTCCAGAAGATTTGATGGAAGTGGTGGAGAACAGCCGGGGGTATGGAGACCATAGACCATGGACTATGGACCATGAAGAGGAGAATGACGATTTTGATCAGAGGAGTTGGCAAGAACGAAGAACCAAGAACGAAGAACCAAGAACCCAAATAAAACCCACCGGCTACCGCATTGGCGTCAAGGTGAAGCATCCTGATTTTGGCGTTGGCTATATTGCCGCGTCGGAGAAAACAAGTCTTGGTGAAAAAGTAACGGTCAAATTTTCCAACGGAATGATCAAAAAACTAATCGCCGAGTATGCCCACCTTGAAAAAGTGTAA